In Leptospira sp. WS58.C1, a single genomic region encodes these proteins:
- a CDS encoding LIC10486 family protein, with protein MEQNPQTSKLQEQANQMNLALESVHTEEQAIELIQGKIKDAYLLKLRIDVENKAGVVLGLLSRYKNEFLELYSLFSNSSMIRKIRTFEDFGQISHDIAEAARQEAPDPGLSDQVGRILHTKLTKQILEQYYPMWDRNDTAALVNMLENQIKSAMKINMIRVQADVEYVSSLKCRGKSFFAGIIQSIPKPPEEPADGVVPVENLDPEKAAVMRQIETIRKGFGRVVQAKTILSPVNGVDFDDLNEGDKILLQLPSVSPEEKALAKTLGAMDKDGNVKPVVGTFVAIASGKNEYHIFAKGPAGVLLQAFEERPVRLARPKTAANAPRPAGMGAKQSEGSNTLNYAILVGVVLLVGLLAFILLK; from the coding sequence ATGGAACAGAATCCTCAGACAAGTAAACTCCAAGAACAGGCAAACCAGATGAACCTTGCCTTGGAATCCGTTCATACCGAAGAACAAGCAATCGAACTTATCCAAGGAAAAATCAAAGACGCCTATCTTTTAAAATTAAGGATCGATGTTGAGAACAAAGCGGGTGTGGTCCTAGGGCTTTTATCCAGATATAAAAACGAATTTTTGGAATTGTATTCCTTATTTTCCAACTCTTCCATGATCCGAAAAATCAGGACCTTCGAAGATTTCGGTCAAATCTCACATGATATCGCAGAAGCAGCTAGACAGGAAGCTCCGGATCCGGGTTTGTCGGACCAGGTAGGAAGAATTCTTCACACTAAATTAACAAAACAAATATTAGAACAATATTATCCTATGTGGGATCGAAACGATACCGCTGCTCTGGTAAACATGTTGGAGAACCAGATCAAAAGCGCTATGAAGATCAATATGATCCGCGTTCAAGCAGACGTAGAATACGTATCCAGCTTGAAATGTAGGGGTAAAAGTTTTTTTGCAGGTATCATCCAATCCATTCCTAAACCTCCTGAAGAACCCGCAGACGGAGTAGTTCCTGTAGAAAATTTAGATCCGGAAAAAGCGGCAGTCATGCGCCAGATTGAAACCATTCGAAAAGGTTTCGGAAGAGTGGTGCAAGCAAAGACGATCCTTTCTCCTGTAAACGGGGTCGATTTTGATGACCTGAATGAAGGCGACAAGATCCTATTACAACTTCCTTCCGTTTCTCCTGAAGAAAAAGCATTGGCCAAAACTTTAGGCGCTATGGATAAGGACGGGAACGTAAAACCGGTGGTCGGTACTTTCGTAGCGATCGCTTCCGGTAAAAACGAATATCATATTTTTGCAAAAGGTCCGGCAGGAGTTCTTTTACAAGCATTCGAAGAAAGACCGGTCCGTTTAGCCAGGCCTAAAACCGCTGCTAACGCTCCTCGTCCAGCAGGTATGGGTGCAAAACAATCCGAAGGAAGTAATACTCTTAACTACGCTATCCTGGTTGGTGTCGTGTTGTTGGTGGGGCTATTAGCTTTTATTCTTCTGAAATAG
- the leuS gene encoding leucine--tRNA ligase — MDYPFRKIESKWQDYWEKNSSFRTDLHSSKPKFYCLDMFPYPSGAGLHVGHPEGYTATDIISRYKRMKGFEVLHPMGWDAFGLPAERYAMQTGIHPAITTKQNVDNFRRQIKLIGLSYDWDREISTTDPKYYKFTQWIFLKLYDSWYDFKASKAKPILELVQIFQSKGSEGFEDLETFSAKDWKEFSNAKKEAILSGFRLVYQAEIPVNWCPGLGTVLANEEVEEWVGKGYEVVRKPMRQYMMRITAYAERLLEDLSLVTWPSSTLEMQKNWIGKSEGLELIFPFDPSSPQNGIKVYTTRPDTIFGVSYMVLAPEHPLVDSITSKEQWEKVQEYKKSSALKSDLDRTELSKEKSGVFTGAYVVHPADPSKKIPVWIGDYVLYGYGTGAIMAVPAHDQRDYEFAKAFGLDILLVIEGDLSQGAFDSKESVCINSSSSEVSINGLKYKEAFSKIADWAEKKGIGKTKTQFKLRDWLFARQRYWGEPIPLVHFPSGVTKAIPESELPLELPNLSEFKPSGTGESPLALAGDWLKYKDPETGEIGTRETNTMPQWAGSCWYYLRYIDPENPDKFVDVDLEKTWMPVDLYVGGAEHAVLHLLYSRFWHKVLFDLGYVTTPEPFKKLVHQGLILGEDKRKMSKSLGNVINPDEVVTNFGADSLRLFEMFMGPFEMVKPWSTRGVEGVFRFLNRVWRLYHSGAEESFRLEDIEPNEDELKILHRTIKKVDDDINNFSFNTAISQLMIFVNELTPSQRRPRKILEPFLLLIAPFAPHLAEELWSLAGKSDSLTYQAFPGYEEKYLTDDEIMIVVQVNGKLRAEFKAAKEIAGEEAIKIAKSLDKVQVFLDGKQIRKEIYVPGKLVNLVVG; from the coding sequence ATGGACTATCCGTTTCGGAAAATTGAATCAAAATGGCAAGACTACTGGGAAAAGAATTCTTCCTTTCGAACGGATCTGCATTCTTCTAAACCGAAGTTCTACTGTTTAGATATGTTCCCTTATCCCTCAGGCGCGGGATTGCACGTCGGTCACCCGGAAGGTTATACGGCTACAGACATTATTTCTCGTTACAAGAGAATGAAAGGTTTTGAGGTTTTGCATCCTATGGGTTGGGATGCGTTCGGTCTTCCTGCAGAAAGATACGCAATGCAGACAGGGATTCATCCTGCTATCACTACAAAGCAGAATGTGGACAATTTCCGAAGACAGATCAAATTGATCGGTCTTTCCTATGATTGGGACCGGGAAATCTCCACCACAGATCCGAAATACTACAAATTTACCCAATGGATCTTCTTGAAATTATACGATTCCTGGTATGATTTTAAGGCTTCTAAGGCAAAACCAATCCTCGAATTGGTCCAAATCTTCCAATCTAAGGGCTCCGAAGGATTTGAGGATCTCGAGACCTTCTCCGCAAAGGATTGGAAAGAATTTTCTAATGCTAAGAAAGAAGCCATTCTCTCCGGATTCCGTCTCGTATATCAGGCGGAAATCCCGGTAAACTGGTGCCCGGGTCTCGGAACAGTTCTTGCGAATGAAGAAGTAGAAGAATGGGTTGGAAAAGGGTACGAAGTAGTTCGTAAACCTATGCGACAGTACATGATGCGGATCACTGCATACGCAGAAAGGTTGCTAGAGGATCTGTCTTTAGTCACTTGGCCAAGTTCTACTTTGGAAATGCAGAAGAATTGGATCGGAAAGAGCGAAGGTTTGGAGCTGATATTTCCTTTTGATCCTTCTTCTCCGCAAAATGGGATCAAAGTATACACCACTCGTCCCGATACCATATTTGGGGTAAGTTATATGGTGCTTGCTCCGGAACATCCTTTAGTGGATTCCATAACTTCCAAAGAACAATGGGAGAAGGTGCAAGAATACAAAAAGTCTTCCGCTTTAAAAAGTGATTTGGATAGAACGGAACTTTCCAAAGAAAAGTCAGGTGTATTCACAGGCGCTTATGTTGTCCATCCTGCGGATCCTTCTAAAAAGATCCCGGTGTGGATCGGAGATTACGTTCTCTATGGTTACGGAACAGGGGCTATTATGGCGGTGCCTGCTCATGACCAACGAGACTATGAATTTGCAAAAGCTTTCGGGTTGGATATCCTACTTGTGATCGAAGGAGATCTTTCCCAAGGAGCTTTCGATTCTAAAGAATCCGTCTGTATCAATTCATCTTCATCGGAAGTTTCTATTAATGGTCTCAAATACAAGGAAGCATTTTCTAAAATTGCGGATTGGGCAGAGAAAAAAGGGATCGGAAAGACGAAAACCCAATTCAAACTCAGAGATTGGTTGTTTGCTCGCCAAAGATATTGGGGAGAACCTATACCTTTGGTACATTTTCCTTCCGGAGTTACAAAGGCCATTCCTGAGTCCGAACTTCCATTAGAACTTCCTAATTTATCGGAATTTAAACCTTCCGGAACGGGAGAATCTCCGCTTGCTTTAGCGGGAGATTGGTTGAAATACAAAGATCCTGAAACTGGTGAGATCGGTACCAGAGAAACGAATACTATGCCTCAATGGGCGGGTTCTTGTTGGTATTATCTGCGTTATATAGATCCGGAAAATCCGGACAAGTTCGTGGATGTAGATTTGGAAAAAACTTGGATGCCGGTGGACCTGTATGTGGGTGGTGCGGAACATGCGGTTCTTCACTTACTCTATTCTCGCTTTTGGCATAAGGTATTATTCGATCTAGGATACGTAACGACCCCTGAACCTTTCAAAAAACTGGTCCACCAAGGTCTGATCTTGGGCGAAGATAAAAGAAAAATGTCCAAGTCTTTAGGGAATGTGATCAATCCCGACGAAGTGGTTACGAATTTCGGAGCGGATAGTTTACGTCTTTTCGAAATGTTCATGGGACCTTTCGAAATGGTAAAACCTTGGAGCACTAGAGGTGTAGAGGGTGTTTTCCGTTTCTTGAACCGTGTATGGAGATTATATCATTCAGGTGCGGAAGAATCTTTCCGTTTGGAAGATATCGAACCGAACGAAGACGAATTAAAGATCCTTCATAGAACCATTAAAAAAGTGGATGATGATATTAATAATTTCTCATTCAACACTGCTATCTCTCAGTTAATGATCTTTGTGAACGAGTTAACTCCAAGCCAACGCAGACCTCGTAAGATCCTGGAACCATTCCTACTTTTGATCGCTCCGTTCGCTCCTCACTTGGCGGAAGAACTTTGGTCTTTAGCAGGAAAATCCGATTCTTTGACCTACCAAGCTTTTCCGGGTTATGAGGAGAAATATCTGACCGACGACGAGATCATGATCGTGGTCCAGGTAAACGGAAAGTTAAGAGCTGAATTCAAAGCAGCAAAAGAGATCGCGGGGGAAGAAGCGATTAAGATCGCAAAATCCTTAGATAAGGTACAGGTCTTTTTAGACGGAAAACAGATCCGAAAAGAGATCTATGTTCCTGGCAAACTGGTGAACCTAGTGGTCGGATAG